In Drosophila gunungcola strain Sukarami chromosome 2R unlocalized genomic scaffold, Dgunungcola_SK_2 000015F, whole genome shotgun sequence, one DNA window encodes the following:
- the LOC128256333 gene encoding troponin C isoform X2: protein MSDELTKEQTALLRNAFNAFDPEKNGYINTAMVGTILSMLGHQLDDATLADIIAEVDEDGSGQIEFEEFTTLAARFLVEEDAEAMMAELKEAFRLYDKEGNGYITTGVLREILRELDDKLTNDDLDMMIEEIDSDGSGTVDFDEFMEVMTGGDD, encoded by the exons GATGAACTGACTAAAGAACAAACTGCTT TACTACGCAATGCATTTAATGCTTTTGATCCAGAAAAAAATGGTTACATCAATACTGCCATGGTTGGTACTATTCTTAGTATGCTGGGTCACCAACTTGACGATGCTACTCTTGCTGACATTATTGCTGAAGTCGATGAAGATGGATCAggtcaaattgaatttgaagaATTCACTACACTGGCCGCCCGATTTCTTGTGGAAGAGGACGCCGAAGCTATGATGGCTGAACTGAAAGAAGCTTTTCGCCTTTACGATAAAGAAGGAAATGGCTATATCACTACAGGAGTTCTTCGTGAAATTCTAAGAGAACTAGATGATAAATTAACTAATGACGATCTAGATATGATGATTGAGGAAATCGATTCAGATGGATCAGGAACAGTTGACTTTGATG aaTTCATGGAAGTAATGACTGGTGGCGATGACTAA